Below is a window of Impatiens glandulifera chromosome 2, dImpGla2.1, whole genome shotgun sequence DNA.
aaagaacaaaaataattaattatattaggtgagagaagatatatattattattatatatatgattattatttaggaaaataaaatttgtaacttTATTAtcagtttaataaattatattaaatgttattatatatttatataataaatatattatattatattacaaatatattattttgtatattataaaaaaaattataatattaattaggaaaaaaaatagtaattataaaatgagagataaattagtaattattattagagaaaatttgggaattattattattattataaatatttgtaaaagagaaattaagagagaaaatatatatatatatatatttatatatatatattatgtgagagaaaataataatatagtgtaggaaagagagaaagaattaaaattattaattatattaggtgagggaatatatattattgaagaAAGGATTGAGAGAGTGAAATTGGAAGAGAATATTTTAAATGGAATGACGTGCCATTCTAATTGaccgaaaaaataacaaaatttctcattctaataaattataaatattttatataatattattttatatattataaatattttttataatattaattagaaaaaaaataataattatagaaggagagataaattaataattattaatagagaaaatttgggaattattattattattataaatttgtaaaagagaaattaagagagaaaaaaatatatatatatataataggtgagagaaaataattaatatagagtgtgaaagagataaataacaaaattattgtttatattaggtgagaaaagatatatattattattatatatataattaatatttaggaaagaaatttgtaattttatattacaTTAACTGGATTATAATTGATGATGAGactacattaaaaataaataataaaaaacaatttatttgaataaaaaaatttaaaaaatacaatctaagattaatatatatatatattttttcattaaacaaagaaccaaaataataaacagaaaaaaagtttcttatacaaaatttatttaggatAACACAAAATCCATCAATTACACTAATTAATTggagaattaaattattaaatattatcaatatctTCAAGCTCTTCATAGAAGATTGACTTCaatcttatgtttattaaaaacaattcgGCATTGGTTATCTCTAAAATCACATAGAGAGAAAACTCCAGCCGTATCAATGAAAACCATCTTCATTGGCCGGCTCCATCCAAAATTCGTCCCATACAACTCAAAACGCATTAACCCACCAATGTCATACAATTTTGGaggttttattattgatatttaatgaaaattttattatacgttttttttggaggttttattattgatatttaatgaaaattttgaattaatattaatataatttaattaagaaaaatagagtaAGAGAATTATagtgaatttttattgttaatttaataaatcatattaaacgttattatatataaatataaataaatgtttattaatatatgatgagcattattttatacattgttattattaaatataaaaataaatatgttatgtaatattatatattttaatataaaaattattaataaaataatattttatattattagtgtaaaaaaaaatataaatattggtaaagaaataaaaaaaaaatactgaaatctatatatatattaggaaatatatatatatatatatatatatatatatatatatatattaggagagagaaactaattaaaataaataaattaggaaagagaaattacctgaTTTGTGGATGATTTAGGAAAGAGCGTGTAAAATAtctccaacattttaaattaagcgttattagatatatatagatgattATAATAGGAATATATTTGATCTTACTATGTGTTATTTCCATGTTACAAGTGGACCTTTAGCCAAGTGAACACTAAACATGAAAATAACTAGAAGTACCAAAGAAAGATCATAGAAGAAGGTTTAAGGGATTAAGCAATGGCTGGAGGTATGTAACTTGATCTGTTTTTCGTTTTCGCGTTAATTGCATGATTTGACCAAACTGTAACTTACATTTGGTATCGGCCTAGCTAACGCGCCCCTTATTTCACTTTTCAAGctcttgtttttgttaggttataagttcgaaacatacctttagtatttttaattttatttttaatcgttttaagtttatgagcgagtcaacccacaatccgaccaaaatatctatttattctcacatatatatcaaaattaatcataacCTTCGACCCGACCAtccaaacactttgaaaattaagtatcattatatatatatatatatatatatcctcaaAATTAccatcaattattattattattttttattttatttttaaatacagaCAAGACCTTAGTCCATCTTGGCTGACCATGTGACACCAGCCTTAGGGCATGTCTCATTAAACACTTTGTAATTCCCAaccaacaattttttaattatttttgacaaaacttctttttcttgtattagaaaaaaaatagttttataagaAGAAGAGATGCGTTAGCCCCCAAAATTCTGCGGTTCAGGATTGCTAGAAACAACTTCACTCTTCTCTCGTTTTTCAGCTCTTCTTCAAGAGCAACAATGTCCATGGCTCTTTTCTCATCTCCTCCGACCCAACTCACAACCTTTCCTCCATCTTCCTCTTCTGTACAAACCCACTTATCTCTCAAGCCTTCACTTTTCCCCACTCTAAGATCCAACAAGAGGAAGCTTCTCCTAGTTTGCTCCATAGCCACCGAAAATGGCTCCGGAGGAACCATCTCTGCCGCCGCCGTCGAGGAACAGAAGATCCCAGAAGCTCCCGCGCCTGTTTCGGAGTCCGACGATGGTAATTTGGGGGGAAATGGGTCAGCCGCGAAGGGTGTATTGAAGTTTGAAGACCCTAAGTGGGTAAGAGGGACATGGGATTTGGTTCAATTTCAGAAAGATGGGAAGACCAATTGGGATTCTGTTATTGATGCTGGTAAATTAATTTCCTAATTCctcttttttccttttctgCATCAATAATGGTTCTGATCTTGTTGCATGTGTTGATTTTCCTCTTTAGTTGTGAGTTTTGAGTACTGTTTTACTTGCATTTGAGTTTCACTCGGTTAATCCAAGGAACAAGATGGATCTGCTTGCTCATGTGTGAGAATCTACTTTGTGTGTAATTAACCATTTCTTTTTGGATAAATCACTTGTACTAGTGAATTCATTGATGACCTAGATTTCTGGGTTTGGGAATTTGATGAATTCTTTAAGGAACACAAATACATATGGGTAATTTGAATGCTAAGATGTTACATTTGATGGTAAAATGGACTGGATTATTTGAACATTAAACAAGGTCCAAGACGCCCACGCAGTGGGAAGAGTCTTGAACTAAGAGTAGGATGTTTCAGGTTAGATTTTCACTGAGAACACCACCTTTATTGACGTGACAATTCATGGCGGTGGGATGCCAATTAAAGAATTTGTATGAGCTAGATTTCTGGGTTTGGGAATTTGATGAATGCCTTAAGGAACACAAATACATATGGgtaatttagtattttggtcaattaattgaattgaatGCTAAGATGTTAGATTTTATGGTATATTTATTGGTTTGTggatttgaaaataattctaaatgacCCACATTAAACAAGGTCCAAGACACCCACCAAGTGCTAAGAGTCTTGAATTAAGAGAATGATGTCTCAGGCTCGATTTCCATTAAGAACACCACCTTTTTTGAAGTGGCAATTCATGGCGGTGGGATGCCAAATATCTCGCCTTATTCATGAGATTCCAAAATCACGAGAAGAACCAAAACAAAAACTTGGAATCCCCCCTATTATCTTGCAACTTTCTATTGAGTTATTTCTTGCCTAGTTGTCAGTTCGATTGGTAGTTACATGATCTTGATCTTATATTTACAATTCAACAATTTTTAATTACcaaaaacaacaatattcaaacAATAGAAGATTCCCTTCTTCACTGTTCTTGATCCTTAACTATTTTCTTCTATGCTTAAATCACCCATCAACCATTTTCCATCTATTGGAGCCTTTATGAAATTCTGCACTTTTTCACTTACACATactttttttgggaaaaacttACACATACTTTGCCTACTAATGAAATCAGCCAGATCTGAACTGAATAACAATGAGTGTTTCTATAGCAGTAGTAGTCACTAaacttaaaagaaataaataaaagaatcatcttgttcctatcatacatttttatttcttctatGCATTTGCAGAGGCGAAGAGGAGAAAATGGCTGGAAGACAACCCTGAATCAACGAATAACGACGACATTGTTGTTTTCGACACATCAATCATCCCATGGTGGGCATGGGTAAAAAGATTCCATCTTCCCGAGGCTGAATTGCTCAATGGTTTGCCTATTATACCCTTCCTCAGTCCTTATCCCTCAGAATTTCTGCAAAAGTTTTCAGATCACAAGTGAATTGTTGtcatttgaattttgtttaagaaaatGGGTATTTCTCAATCTTTCCTTATTCAGGTCGGGCTGCAATGGTGGGGTTCTTTATGGCTTATTTTGTTGATAGTTTAACTGGAGTGGGTCTAGTAGATCAAATGGGAAATTTCTTCTGCAAATCGCTCTTGTTCGTTTCTGTAGTGGGCGTGCTTCTAGTTAGGAAGAACGAAGACTTTGATAACCTAAAGAAGCTTTTTGAAGAAACCACATTCTATGACAAACAATGGCAAGCAACTTGGCAGGATGAGACCATTTCCACCTCTAAAAAGGACTGAGAGAGTGAGATTTGGTGTTAATTGGAGCATGTAATAATGAATTTTCCCTTTGTTTTTGTATGGTGTCTAGAACTAGAATGAACTGTTTATGTTATCTTATGAAAATGTTTCCTGAATTGCAGATGGTTGCGGTTGACATTAAATGCTTGtagaattttgttatttttcccCTTTTGAAGAACTTTTACTGAAAAATTTCCTAACAGAATTTGGAAATTTGCTTTAATTCTTGTTTTTTAGCTATGAAATCTGTAGGGTAATTACTAATTAGTAGTTGGGCTGTTTTTTTCTGGAAAAATTATTCCACTGGTTATTgaccatttttcaaaaaaaaaaaatatttctgaatattcttgtaaataaattttaaaaacatgaaaaattaatttaagaatattattgtaatcttgtaaataaatttgtaataaattaataaattttagatatttattaagtttaaaaaataatacaagttGAATTAAAAGAGTCAAATATGAATGTCAagatttcaatttaaaaaagaaaaagtaataataacaaatttctACTTCACTATTAGGATAAAAGTAGGGTATTATTCGTATATCTAAAATATCGTTTTTTTaggatgaaaaaataaattataaaaataaatgtcaaaattggtatatatattttcagtAGGTTTAACCAttggatttttattattaaacccaAACCTAATCATAGATACAAATTAGAAATCGATTTCCtctgtttttaattatttaagtaaaatttggcataaattgttaattaaataCTCTCTAATGACTAATATTATGATTCTCAAAATTAAccatactttttatttattaaaattaatcttatttagGAGAATAAAAATTTTAGGTTCTAAGTCCACACTTTTAAgtggaatttttagaaaaataatagaattgtttttagtttatttttattttataagttataacatttataaaaaaggCCAATAAAATTGTGATCAATTAAgattttatgtattttctttcattattaaatttataatatattaaactgtgtcttaatacattattttattatctacctgatatttataaataaagtattaattattaaattttaacaagaatgagtgttttaattattaaattttaaaaattaataattaaaatcatcatTTCACTGAAATtgagtatttaaattaataacattaatattttatttatttatttatcaattatacgtaaataataaattaaatttaaaacagttaaaataaaacattacactaaagtttaaaaaatgaagTCCGAAAATTCAATTAGACCAAATGAccttaaataaaactaaaaacaaaGTTTGGGTACAATATaaacaaatgaaaataattgaagactcTTATTTATGGATATTAACATAATAAGTATAACTACAACCCTAACCCTAATTTCAGAACATCGACGGCAGCTTAACGATTCCTCTGATTCTGAAACTTTCAAAGACGAAAAGCCACATCGATGGCTTACGATCAAGTAGAGATCGAAGACTTTACATGGAACGAAGAGCTTCAATCCTTCACCTACCCATGTCCTTGCGGCGATTTGTTCCAAATTACAAAGGAAGATCTTAAACTCGGTGAGGAGATCGCCAATTGCCCTAGTTGCTCTCTCTATTTAATTGTAATCTACAATATGGAAGATTTCATCGGCGATTCTGATCAGAAATCGAAGAACAATAAGGAGCCGGTAAAGCAACAGCCTGTATCTGTCGCTTGAAATCTCTAGTCTCCGTCAATTTTGCCATTCATACATCATATTGTTTTATCCAGGTTTTGCTAATTTCGTTCTTTTGATAGTTTTGTTGTTAATTACGCTATTGTTTGTAATTTGGGTTCtgtttaattcaaatttgatcatacttctaaatgactttgtttttatttttctgtcaattatacttttttttcgAAAAACTTGAACATCCCTTTTGAATTTATTGCGAAAATGGAGATAATTGATTAATTGTGGAATAGTAACCAAACcgaatcatttttatttattagaaacgTCTTAATTTGGAGTAGGGTTATGATTTTCGATTTGTGTTGACTTCCATCAAAACAATCATATTCATCTTGTTTCTTAATTAGTAACTATTGAGATCCAACATGACTTAAAGTTTAATGTAATTACACAAGAATTCTTCAAAAGATGGAAGATTAACCAATCGTACAATCCCCTTGTGTCTCGCGTAAACGTGTGCAGCTTAAGAAACAAAGAAAGATTATGTAAGAACAAGTAGTGCTGACGAGATTAAGGGTTCGAAAAGATTGAGAAAGAGATTCGGGAATGGTAGTAGATCCTGTTTTGGAGTATAAATTTGGATTGTGCCTTAAGTATGAGGCCTAATAAATAGACTCTGAATGAGGAATGAATGATTTTCACCGAAAGTATTTGATGATTGATCTCTTCATGATGAGCTTGAACTATGAATCTTGAAGGCATTGCTCATCAAgtgttgattttgtttgaagaAAAGCTTTAGAAATGTGTTGACTAGACCTACACGATCATCTTCATATGATATTACTCCAAGACTGAAAGAAACATGGCTGTGGCCATGGCTAGAGCAGGCTCAATTCCTCATTATTTATGCTAAATTTGGAGACTTTGTTCGCAAGAGGGGAAGGTCCATTTATTGCTTAATGAATAGAGTAAGAAAATCTATATGATGTAATCACTTAGATTGTTCTTATTTATAGTTTAATGTCTTAGTTTGTAATAATAGACTTTCCTTTCCTTTCAATGGAATATGATGAAGTTTGATGCAATGATAGTTGGTTTATCTTGGTATAGATTCGATTGTACAAGACTTAATCGGATTGAACTCCAATTTGGAACTATCTTGTTGCTGTAAATTGGGTTTAGGGTTTCAAATCAGCTGataattatttcattcttattCATTGTTTTATTACAAGAACAAAGCATAATTGACATTGTACTACAATGAAGTTTTCCAATCTTACATATAGAGATCGCGCAATAGGCGAGGGCTAATCAAGACCTTCAAGGGGTTAGCTTTTGGAACGCTAAAACCTGGACTTTCAGTCATGTCAACCGACAATCCATCAATGGTGTCCAATTCAAACCCTTGAAGTAGTCTTGCCATGCCCAAGTACATTACTTGTTGTGAGAAGGTTATTCCAGGGCACATCCTCCTTCCACTCCCAAATGGTAAAAGTTCAAAATTCTTCCATCCCATGTCAATATTTTTCTCTTGAGTTAGAAATCTCTCCGGCTTGAATTCTAGTGGTTCCGACCAAACACTTGGGTCGCGATGTATCTTCCAAATATTAACAAGCAGGTGTGTTCCAGCCGGAATCTCAAAACCTCCTAGGTTGCAATCTTCCATTGCTTCACGTACTAGCAACAAAGGGAATGTTGGCTGTAATCGCATACTTTCCTTAAAAATAGCTTGTAGATAGACAAGGTTCTTTATATCCGATTCTTCTACTACACGATTCCTTCCCACATGCGTGTCCAGCTCTTCTTGTGCTTTGCACAACACGTCTTTGTTGTTCAAAATGAAACACAGTACCCATGTCATACTAACCGATATCGTATCATTTCCACCTAGAATCATGGCCTGGAATACACAAATGATATGTGGTCAATACCATAAAACCTACACAAACGAATCAAATGACTTACCAAACAAGTGGATTTAAGGACAGTGTCAGTGTCAATGTCTACGGTAGCAAGATCACCATCTTGTAAGTCAGACAACATAAGATGAATCAAGTCATTATCCTCGTCTTCAATACACCCTGTAAGCCTCTTCTCTCGATGTTCCTTTAGCCATCTCACGAGAATCTCGTCAATCTCTTTCGCAGCTCTCTTCATTTTAGCACAATTTCCATTAAGTATATCAACCCAACCGAGGGAAGGGATGGCATCCGAAACTAAGAATAACCCGAGTAAATTAAAGATCTTCGTTATAGCATTTTGACATTGTTTCGATTCCTCGCTATTGGTTCCTGCGTAGCGTTTCCCCGCGATAATTCTCGTAATTATATTAGAAGACATGTCTTGAAACGTCTCCTTGAATTCAACTAAAATCTTTCCACTCCCTGATCCATTTCCATGATCCCATTGTTGGTATAGACTCTTGATGAAGAAATCAATCTCAGAGAATCGAACATGTCTCAACATATGTAACCGATGGGCAGTGAGGAGGTTAAGCACGACAAACTTGCGCATGGCGCGCCAATTGGGTCCATAAGGAGCGAATGCAATCACGGTCTGGTCATAGGTCAATAGCTTGAAAGACAAACTCTTGGGTCGGGTGGAGAAGATTTTGTCATTGGTTGTGAAACATTCTTTAGCGACTTCACAATCGTTAATAACGACGGTTTCGTGAAAACCCATACGGAGAGAAAAGACAGAACCGAAATTGTCGGCCATTTTGCTTAAGATTCTGTGGGTTAAGTTCTTTCCGCCGAGAAGAAGAGGGATGTGACCTATGATTGGCCAAGCACCGGCGGGTTGAGGTGGtgcttttcttttgtttttgttcatgAATTTTGAAAACCACCGGAAATGGATGAACCCTAAAAGAATGAAGATAAGAACTATCATCACTTGAAGAAGAAGCTGTTGGAGAAATTCCATGTTTTGATTTGAAGGAAAGATTGATCTCTTGTATGAGAATGCTCtgctatttattattatttctggAAATTATCTTGTAAGAAGATGAGGATCACTTTTAGCTTGTTTTATAgtgataatttgaaaaaaaataaaattactattttattttatcaaatatcttttttattatataattaaacaaaaaatttctttaaataaatcattaagaAAAACTTTTGTGTGGTGGCATTTGAGAGAGAGACGTGAGTTGACATGACATTGTACAAAAATCCAAGAATTATCCATAATTAGGTTTAAAACCTAACTTGTTTTTTcgaattaaaagaattaatatgaTGTGATAATCATAActtccaattttaatttattgtattttcaGTATAAAAACATTGAATATATCACATTTGTTTTTAACACTTAagctattaataaatatttatctttacctataaaagggaaatttgatgaaatgatcctaataaatgttttaatgGAGGAAATGATCAACGTCTAATAAAAATTGCGCAAATGACCACTTCATATTTTTCGGATGAAATACTTCCGTCGCGAGACAATCGTACTGAATAATTATACTCAATTCAGTCTTGAATTTCCGTCGCGAGACGATCATGCTGAACAAATATACTCAATTAAGTCTTGAATTTCCGTCACGAGTCGATCGTGTTGAAAAATTATACTCAATTTAGTCTTTAATTTTCGTCGCTAGACAATCGTGACGCGACAGGAATATTTTCATCCGAAAAATTATGAGTGGTCATTTACGCAACTTTTATTAATCACTGGTCATCTCCTCAATTAAGACAATTATTAGggtatttcatcaaatttcccataaaataagttgaatcaatcttctatttttattttttttcagttataattagtttaattactTAATAACTATTAAAAAAGAAGTATAAGGTTTGATTCGATTTAAATAACacaaactaataatatattatttcacttttttattatcaattaaatcattaaatttataatcaaaatatatactaaaatattttttattctaaattattattttttatatttaaattaataaaaaaggaaTTTTGaactcattaataattaaaactcacaaataaaattgatcattcaatacatttttcttcaatgtaggaataaaataataaaattgatcaGACTTCACCGACAAAATGTAAGCAATTTCATTTTGGTCACTCTttgtattaatacattaaacattaattttattttggccAGGTCTTGTTTGAAATTCACatactaaataaaatcatttaaagcCTAAATGAATTACTTCGATTTGGTTTGTTTGAATTCATTGACATTCAACcattctattttaatattattctcaGAATAACATTTCGCAACTTTTGTTTTCGTTCAAAACGcttataatgaaaattaaactACTAtccatgataatttattttgtattttaattattattcttattaaaaaaaaatcactttacgacaaaaaataataataatggatatctaaaatattgaaagaaacgtatttaatttttatttaaaatattttaataaaaagttattgtcatatcatcaaataaaattgtaataactttttaaattaaaaaaaaaatcctcaaatttaagttagagttgaagaagaaaatttACATCCTACTTTTGTTACTAAAttctatatttgtttttcatctactttttgtttgatattgattatttaatgtttttattaattaaattttgaattggttgaattataataatagtttttaattataaattttataaaaataaaattagaataaattgttttaatattttaattttttaggaCTTACCAATTGTTTTTATGGACGACGTGAGCGAAGTGAGATTTCTGTCTGAAAAAATAGGCAGATATGTATATTAGCCTAACACGCGAGTTATCAAAGACAATTGAAGAACTTGAACTTATCAATTTTCCTTTGAAAGGTGGTCAATTCACTTTTAGAAGAAGTTATGACAATGAGTGTCACATTTATTCTCGTATCGACATATTTCTAATTAGTGAATCAATCTTTTGAggattttctaatatatttcaaaaggtcCTTCCATAGAGTTATTCAGATCACCGACCGATCTTGATAGAATATCGAAAGATGGAGAGAACATGTCGATCATTTAGATTcgaaaataaatggttgatcaAATAAGACTTTATACCGCATGTGCAATCATGATGGGTGAATCAATCATTGGTTGGTTCTCCGTCGAGTAATCTCTTTGTGAATTAAAGGAATTTGCGTAAGCTTCTCAAAAGTTGGTTCGTGGGATATCGTTctttattttgtgttaaaatCAATGACTtgtgtaataaaattaatgtcattgACGGGAATGAGGAGATTCGTGAACTCTCTACTGAGAAGGTTAGTTCTCGGATTCATGTTATTAACAAGTTACTCGATATGTGTAAGGAAGAAGAAACTGGGGCACGCTAGCGAAGTAGAACTACATGGTTAAGAGTCGGAGATAGAAACACTAAGTTTTTCCATGGAATCTTTAACGCCCAAGCAATaaataatgtgataaattaTATCTCGATCGAGGGGGAAATTTATGATAGTGAACCTGAAATATCTACGAGTATTGTCAAATTCTTTAAAGGTTTATTTAAGGAGTCATTTAAGGTTAGACCTAAATTGAATGATGCAATTTTTGATTCAATAGTACAAcgcaaaaaaatatattggggGCTCGTTTAACGTTGGATGAAGTTGAGGAGGTCATTAAGGGATGTGGAAGTGATAGAGCACCAGAATGCGATgtgtttaatttttctttttttaagaagACGTGGCATTTCCTTATAACTGAAATTATGGAAgtaattgatcatttttatcgattttcatcatttgataaGAGTTGGAACTCTACTTTGATATGTCTCATTCGTAGAGCTCCAGAAGTTATTGATGTGAAGAATTTTAGTCCAATTAGTCTCGTTTCGTCATTCTATAAGATTGTCGTAAAATGTTTAACCAATAAGTTGCAGAGGGTGTTAGAGACggtcatatataataataagatgaCGTTCATCAAAGGTCGTCAAATCTATGATGGCGTATTAATAGTCAATGAGTGCATTGACTCAGTTAATTCAAGAGGTGAAAAATGTGTGCTTTTGTAAAGTTAGACATCGAAAAATTTTATGATCATGTCAATTGggagtttttatttgatgtaatgGACAAAATGGATTGATTGGATTATATTTTGGCTCTCGACAGTTAAATTTTCTGTCATTATTATTGGAAGTTCTGAAGGATTTTTCGAGAGCTCTAGAGGGATCAAACATGAATCAATTCCTGTTttacccacctttcaaacaattttt
It encodes the following:
- the LOC124927398 gene encoding diphthamide biosynthesis protein 3, with the protein product MAYDQVEIEDFTWNEELQSFTYPCPCGDLFQITKEDLKLGEEIANCPSCSLYLIVIYNMEDFIGDSDQKSKNNKEPVKQQPVSVA
- the LOC124926362 gene encoding xanthotoxin 5-hydroxylase CYP82C2-like, translating into MEFLQQLLLQVMIVLIFILLGFIHFRWFSKFMNKNKRKAPPQPAGAWPIIGHIPLLLGGKNLTHRILSKMADNFGSVFSLRMGFHETVVINDCEVAKECFTTNDKIFSTRPKSLSFKLLTYDQTVIAFAPYGPNWRAMRKFVVLNLLTAHRLHMLRHVRFSEIDFFIKSLYQQWDHGNGSGSGKILVEFKETFQDMSSNIITRIIAGKRYAGTNSEESKQCQNAITKIFNLLGLFLVSDAIPSLGWVDILNGNCAKMKRAAKEIDEILVRWLKEHREKRLTGCIEDEDNDLIHLMLSDLQDGDLATVDIDTDTVLKSTCLAMILGGNDTISVSMTWVLCFILNNKDVLCKAQEELDTHVGRNRVVEESDIKNLVYLQAIFKESMRLQPTFPLLLVREAMEDCNLGGFEIPAGTHLLVNIWKIHRDPSVWSEPLEFKPERFLTQEKNIDMGWKNFELLPFGSGRRMCPGITFSQQVMYLGMARLLQGFELDTIDGLSVDMTESPGFSVPKANPLKVLISPRLLRDLYM
- the LOC124926305 gene encoding light-harvesting complex-like protein 3 isotype 2, chloroplastic, producing MSMALFSSPPTQLTTFPPSSSSVQTHLSLKPSLFPTLRSNKRKLLLVCSIATENGSGGTISAAAVEEQKIPEAPAPVSESDDGNLGGNGSAAKGVLKFEDPKWVRGTWDLVQFQKDGKTNWDSVIDAEAKRRKWLEDNPESTNNDDIVVFDTSIIPWWAWVKRFHLPEAELLNGRAAMVGFFMAYFVDSLTGVGLVDQMGNFFCKSLLFVSVVGVLLVRKNEDFDNLKKLFEETTFYDKQWQATWQDETISTSKKD